A DNA window from Legionella sp. MW5194 contains the following coding sequences:
- the nusA gene encoding transcription termination factor NusA, with product MSKELLFIAEALSNEKGVSKEVVLQAIQAALESATRKLSEKEMGIRVKLDNRTGEYETFRYWDVVEDDAVELPDQEIGITEARTRSPSIQVGERIEEPMPSIEFGRIAAQTARQVIMQKVREAERQQVVDQFQSKLGQLVYGTVKKVTRDNIIIDLGGKAEAFMPRHEMLPNEMFRPNDRVRAYLYEITPQSRGPQLYVSRIRNEMLIELFRIEVPEIGENVIEVKAAAREPGNRAKIAVKTNDGRIDPVGACVGMRGARVQAVSSELGGERVDIILWDDNPAQLVINAMAPADISSIVVDEDSHTMDLAVQKEQLSQAIGRNGQNVRLASQLTGWTLNVMTVEDFNNKSQEESQKTINLFTSALEIDEEIASLLVANGFSSLEEIAYVPKEELMAIEEFDEEIVEELRNRANDCLLTQALSSGQSGDQPSESLLTMEGMTNDIAAKLAAKGITTMDDLAEQSVDELLDIPGMTEKKAGELIMKAREPWFS from the coding sequence ATGAGTAAAGAATTGTTATTTATTGCTGAGGCATTATCCAACGAGAAAGGCGTCAGCAAAGAAGTAGTATTGCAAGCAATCCAGGCAGCCCTGGAGTCGGCCACACGCAAACTGTCAGAAAAGGAAATGGGCATCCGCGTCAAACTGGATAACCGCACTGGCGAGTACGAAACATTCCGTTATTGGGACGTGGTGGAAGATGACGCCGTTGAATTACCGGATCAGGAAATAGGAATTACCGAGGCCAGAACTCGATCGCCTTCCATTCAGGTCGGTGAGCGCATTGAAGAGCCAATGCCTTCCATTGAATTTGGACGTATTGCGGCCCAAACTGCCCGTCAGGTGATTATGCAGAAAGTCCGCGAGGCAGAAAGACAACAAGTGGTCGATCAGTTCCAGTCCAAACTGGGTCAATTGGTCTATGGTACAGTCAAGAAGGTCACTCGCGATAATATCATTATTGATTTAGGCGGCAAGGCTGAAGCGTTCATGCCTCGACACGAAATGCTGCCCAACGAAATGTTCCGACCCAATGATCGCGTACGAGCGTATTTATACGAAATTACCCCTCAGTCCCGTGGTCCGCAACTGTATGTCAGTCGTATACGTAACGAGATGTTGATTGAATTATTCCGCATTGAAGTGCCTGAGATTGGCGAAAACGTGATTGAAGTGAAAGCCGCTGCCCGTGAGCCGGGTAACCGTGCCAAGATTGCTGTGAAGACCAATGACGGCCGCATTGACCCTGTGGGTGCTTGTGTCGGTATGCGCGGTGCGCGTGTTCAGGCGGTATCCAGTGAATTAGGTGGTGAGCGAGTCGATATTATACTCTGGGATGACAACCCGGCTCAATTGGTTATTAATGCCATGGCGCCTGCTGACATCAGCTCAATTGTCGTCGATGAAGACAGTCACACCATGGATCTGGCGGTTCAGAAGGAACAGCTTTCTCAGGCTATCGGTCGTAATGGTCAGAATGTGCGCCTGGCCAGTCAATTGACCGGTTGGACTTTAAACGTCATGACAGTTGAAGACTTTAATAATAAAAGTCAGGAAGAATCGCAAAAAACCATCAATTTATTCACCAGTGCACTGGAGATTGATGAAGAAATCGCCTCCTTACTGGTGGCTAATGGTTTTTCTTCACTGGAAGAAATCGCCTATGTACCAAAAGAGGAGTTAATGGCGATTGAGGAATTTGATGAAGAGATTGTTGAAGAGTTGAGAAACAGGGCGAATGATTGCCTTCTGACTCAAGCCTTGTCTTCGGGGCAGTCAGGGGATCAGCCGTCTGAATCATTATTAACAATGGAAGGCATGACTAACGATATCGCCGCCAAACTGGCTGCCAAAGGCATCACGACCATGGACGACCTGGCTGAGCAATCGGTTGATGAATTACTTGATATACCTGGAATGACTGAGAAGAAAGCGGGTGAATTGATCATGAAGGCCCGTGAACCTTGGTTTTCATAA
- the rbfA gene encoding 30S ribosome-binding factor RbfA has product MSNDFKRTDRVAEMLQRKLSQIIQQEIKDPRLPSFVTISGVKVSGDLSHAKVYFTVLGDENKQAAVILNTAASYLRTALARTIKLRTVPQLHFVYDESIEYGRRLSKLIDEANPDDPDEQREQ; this is encoded by the coding sequence ATGAGTAATGACTTTAAACGAACGGATCGTGTAGCCGAAATGCTGCAGCGTAAATTATCGCAGATCATTCAACAGGAGATTAAAGATCCCCGGCTGCCCAGTTTTGTTACGATTTCCGGCGTTAAGGTTTCAGGTGATTTAAGCCACGCCAAAGTGTACTTTACTGTGTTGGGTGATGAGAACAAGCAGGCGGCTGTGATTTTAAATACAGCCGCCAGTTATTTGCGCACTGCCTTGGCTCGCACGATTAAACTGCGTACAGTTCCACAGCTTCATTTTGTCTATGACGAATCCATCGAATACGGCAGGCGCTTAAGCAAGTTAATTGATGAAGCCAATCCTGATGATCCAGATGAGCAACGTGAGCAGTAA
- the truB gene encoding tRNA pseudouridine(55) synthase TruB — MSNVSSKQAIDGVLLVNKPQGLSSNAVLQRVKRLYHAEKAGHTGSLDPLATGMLPVCFGEATKFSQYALEDDKTYEATGLLGIKTTTADSMGEILTRVDAVSVTQERLQAVIQEFIGLTHQTPSMFSALKHKGTPLYKYARNGIDIERASREITIKELLLLHFDGQQFKIRVSCSKGTYIRNLVEDIGDKLGTGAHVTQLHRLHTSGYSEYPMYSLELLQAANQAQLSACLLPMETTVRHFPSLQLTDEELINLRLGRVISPVNAATCTTEIRLYDSRGQFAGLGAFDESGAFKAKRLLSEQAFRARE, encoded by the coding sequence ATGAGCAACGTGAGCAGTAAACAAGCCATTGACGGGGTGTTGCTGGTTAATAAACCCCAGGGCCTGTCGTCCAATGCCGTACTGCAAAGGGTAAAGCGGCTTTACCATGCTGAAAAGGCCGGCCACACCGGCAGTCTGGATCCCTTGGCTACCGGCATGCTTCCTGTCTGTTTTGGTGAGGCAACCAAATTCAGCCAATACGCGCTTGAGGATGATAAAACCTACGAAGCGACCGGGTTATTAGGAATAAAAACCACGACGGCCGATTCCATGGGCGAAATCCTGACAAGAGTTGATGCTGTTTCTGTGACCCAGGAACGCCTTCAGGCTGTGATTCAGGAATTCATTGGCTTAACTCACCAGACGCCGTCCATGTTTTCTGCCTTAAAACACAAGGGGACACCCTTATACAAGTACGCACGAAACGGGATCGATATTGAACGTGCTTCACGCGAAATCACCATCAAGGAACTCCTCTTGCTGCATTTTGACGGCCAGCAGTTTAAAATCAGGGTGAGTTGCAGCAAAGGAACGTACATTCGAAACCTGGTGGAAGACATTGGTGATAAATTAGGTACAGGAGCGCACGTGACGCAATTGCATCGTCTGCACACAAGTGGTTATTCCGAGTACCCCATGTACAGCCTGGAGTTGCTGCAGGCCGCCAATCAAGCGCAATTATCGGCCTGTCTGCTGCCGATGGAAACCACAGTACGGCATTTTCCTTCGTTACAATTAACCGATGAGGAGCTCATCAATCTGAGACTTGGACGTGTCATTTCTCCAGTGAATGCTGCGACATGCACCACCGAAATCCGTTTATATGACAGCCGGGGACAGTTTGCTGGTCTTGGTGCCTTTGATGAGTCCGGCGCTTTTAAGGCGAAGCGTTTACTCAGTGAACAGGCCTTCCGAGCGCGTGAGTGA
- the rpsO gene encoding 30S ribosomal protein S15, producing the protein MSLTSAQTAEIVDQNKRTEKDTGSPEVQVSLITNRIQYLTDHFKAHKKDFHSRRGLQELVNKRRKLLKYLKRKDQARYQTLIQKLGLRDSY; encoded by the coding sequence ATGTCGCTAACTAGCGCACAAACAGCAGAAATTGTGGATCAGAACAAACGCACTGAGAAAGATACTGGCTCTCCAGAAGTGCAGGTTTCTTTAATTACCAATCGCATTCAATATTTGACAGACCACTTTAAGGCCCATAAAAAAGATTTCCATTCACGCCGTGGTTTGCAGGAACTGGTTAACAAACGTCGCAAGCTGTTAAAATACTTAAAAAGAAAGGATCAAGCCCGTTATCAAACGCTGATCCAAAAGCTTGGTCTGCGGGATTCCTATTGA